A genomic stretch from Acetomicrobium sp. S15 = DSM 107314 includes:
- a CDS encoding sugar transferase: protein MEKQREDRTLMAQGAAQREPDVAPYALSLTKRAMDILLATAGLIISSPLWLIIAIAIILDDGLPVLYTQERVGLNGRIFKLYKFRSMVRNAEGLTGPVLANSDDPRVTRVGRFLRRTALDELPQLLNIFLGDLSFVGPRPERPEFVREFVQRHPEYEKRHAIRPGLTGLAQIFGHYESPPEEKLAFDLKYMREATLWTDIKLIAKSFAITFAGKWQERQSHAKPK, encoded by the coding sequence ATGGAAAAACAAAGAGAAGACCGAACTTTGATGGCACAAGGCGCGGCGCAACGAGAACCAGATGTTGCACCGTATGCGCTATCGCTGACAAAGAGGGCGATGGATATACTCCTCGCAACAGCGGGCCTTATCATATCCTCGCCGCTGTGGTTGATTATAGCCATCGCCATAATATTAGACGACGGACTGCCGGTGCTTTACACTCAAGAGAGAGTTGGCTTAAACGGGCGTATCTTCAAGCTGTACAAGTTCCGCTCTATGGTGCGCAACGCCGAAGGGCTCACCGGACCGGTCTTGGCCAATTCAGACGATCCCAGGGTCACGCGCGTGGGGCGTTTCCTGCGCAGGACCGCTTTGGACGAGCTGCCGCAGCTTCTAAACATATTCCTTGGGGACTTGAGCTTCGTAGGTCCACGCCCCGAGCGACCAGAATTCGTAAGGGAATTCGTCCAAAGACACCCCGAGTACGAAAAGCGCCACGCTATACGCCCCGGCCTCACAGGTTTAGCCCAGATCTTCGGACACTACGAAAGCCCGCCCGAGGAGAAGCTCGCCTTCGACCTAAAATACATGCGAGAGGCCACGCTATGGACCGATATAAAGCTCATAGCCAAGTCCTTCGCCATTACCTTCGCGGGAAAGTGGCAGGAGCGCCAAAGCCATGCAAAACCCAAATAA
- a CDS encoding ABC transporter substrate-binding protein yields the protein MMRRALAVLSCIALLATAAQAAEDVIKVGHTVSLTGGASMWGQSEKNALELLIGKINKDGGVLGKKIVLVSYDNRNDPVESVNVARRLVNDGVVAVIGPAQSGNSIATAPILERAKIPMIVTTATNPYVTIDKDTGKVRPFAFRPCFIDPFQGTVAAQFAYTDLGAKKAAVLYDVGSDYGQWLAKYFEEAFTAKGGEVVAKEAFRSEELDYRAQLGKIKGLSPDVLFLPTTQKEAAMAARQARDLGITATLLGTDNWGSPDLIDLGGSAIDGGYFVNLTDLSDPDIQGFVAEYRAAYGEDPVLPNPVMAGDAIYMLVDAIKRAGSTDGTAIAKALEETRDLPVVSGKITVNPEDHNPLNKPAVIQKVDTKAHAFVFVKKYEPGD from the coding sequence ATGATGAGAAGAGCGTTAGCGGTTTTGTCGTGTATTGCGTTATTGGCGACGGCTGCGCAGGCCGCAGAGGATGTCATCAAGGTGGGACATACGGTCTCCCTCACCGGCGGTGCTTCCATGTGGGGGCAATCGGAAAAGAATGCACTGGAGCTTCTGATAGGTAAGATAAACAAAGACGGCGGTGTGCTCGGCAAGAAAATCGTGCTCGTCAGTTACGATAACAGGAACGATCCCGTGGAGTCCGTCAACGTGGCGCGCCGCCTCGTCAACGATGGCGTCGTGGCCGTTATAGGGCCGGCTCAGAGCGGAAACTCCATAGCCACAGCTCCGATCTTAGAGAGGGCGAAGATTCCCATGATCGTAACCACCGCCACGAATCCCTATGTGACCATAGACAAAGACACAGGGAAGGTTCGCCCCTTCGCCTTCAGGCCATGCTTTATAGACCCATTCCAGGGGACTGTGGCGGCCCAATTTGCTTACACAGACTTGGGGGCTAAGAAGGCTGCCGTGCTCTACGATGTGGGGTCCGACTACGGTCAGTGGCTTGCCAAGTATTTCGAGGAGGCCTTCACCGCCAAAGGGGGAGAGGTCGTAGCCAAGGAAGCCTTCCGAAGCGAGGAGCTCGATTACAGAGCACAGCTCGGGAAGATAAAGGGGCTTTCTCCCGATGTGCTATTTTTGCCCACCACGCAGAAGGAAGCCGCCATGGCGGCCCGCCAGGCGCGCGATCTGGGGATAACGGCCACGCTTTTGGGCACCGATAACTGGGGAAGCCCAGACCTCATAGACCTGGGTGGAAGCGCCATAGACGGAGGCTACTTCGTCAACTTAACTGACCTTTCAGACCCCGACATCCAGGGCTTTGTGGCTGAATATCGCGCCGCTTACGGTGAGGACCCGGTCCTTCCCAACCCTGTCATGGCGGGGGACGCCATATATATGCTCGTCGACGCCATAAAGAGGGCCGGCTCCACCGACGGAACGGCGATAGCGAAGGCTTTGGAAGAAACGCGGGACCTACCCGTGGTGAGCGGCAAGATCACGGTGAACCCTGAGGATCACAACCCGTTGAACAAACCCGCTGTGATCCAAAAGGTGGACACCAAGGCCCATGCCTTCGTCTTCGTTAAAAAATACGAGCCCGGAGATTAG
- a CDS encoding ABC transporter permease subunit, translating into MFLQTLFTGLSVGGIYALMAVGYSLIFSILNFSNFAHGSVIMLGAYMGLGLASKFGLKLGFVVAGAMAGGGLLAVLNERLAYRKLRHRNAPSLYLMISAMGCSVFLENMVYVTIGSRFYAFPEFFTRRVVTFLGSSVSVMDLFALAFSLLAIGALGLFLARSRTGIAVRAGVCDMTMCSLMGVDTDRLVALVFLLAGALGGLAGTFMGVRYLVYPTMGWITNKAYIAAVIGGLGSLLGAIVGGVILGVVETFISAYVSSVLRDVFSFTILVALLVCMPNGLFGKSMEERV; encoded by the coding sequence GTGTTCCTTCAAACGCTTTTCACCGGGCTTTCTGTAGGCGGTATATACGCGCTCATGGCCGTGGGCTATTCGCTCATATTCAGCATCCTGAACTTCAGCAACTTTGCCCATGGCTCCGTCATAATGTTAGGGGCTTACATGGGCTTGGGCCTGGCGTCGAAGTTCGGCCTGAAGTTGGGCTTTGTCGTGGCCGGCGCCATGGCCGGAGGCGGACTGCTCGCTGTGCTGAACGAGCGCCTCGCCTATCGGAAGCTTCGTCACAGGAACGCCCCCTCCCTTTACCTCATGATCTCGGCCATGGGGTGCTCTGTCTTTCTGGAGAACATGGTCTATGTGACCATAGGCTCGCGCTTCTACGCCTTCCCAGAATTTTTCACCCGCCGAGTGGTCACGTTTTTGGGCTCCTCTGTGAGCGTGATGGACCTCTTTGCTCTCGCCTTTTCGCTCTTAGCGATAGGGGCTTTGGGGCTCTTTTTGGCCCGCTCTCGCACCGGGATAGCCGTAAGGGCCGGCGTCTGCGATATGACTATGTGTTCCCTCATGGGGGTGGACACAGATAGGCTCGTGGCCCTCGTTTTCTTGCTGGCGGGGGCCCTTGGGGGTTTGGCGGGGACGTTCATGGGGGTACGGTATCTCGTCTACCCGACGATGGGGTGGATCACGAACAAGGCCTACATCGCCGCCGTCATCGGCGGCTTGGGGAGCCTCTTGGGCGCCATCGTGGGCGGCGTCATCCTGGGCGTAGTGGAGACGTTCATATCTGCCTATGTGTCGAGCGTCCTCCGCGACGTCTTCAGTTTTACCATCCTCGTAGCGCTCCTCGTGTGCATGCCGAACGGCCTCTTCGGGAAGAGCATGGAGGAGAGGGTTTAA
- a CDS encoding branched-chain amino acid ABC transporter permease has product MSYILSITTLACINMIAVLGLAIFTGFTGLFSFGHAAFMGIGAYVSAILTYYYGVPFPLALACGVAASSAASLIIGIPTLRARLRSDYFAIAILGFGEALRVILENLSITNGARGLPGIAPYTTLPVVVLCLGLCVIVARNFLQSRYGAACIAVREDPVAAEMSGIHLFRTRLLSLALSAAYCGLSGGLLAHYLSFIQPVMFTLVQSTQILAAVIAGGLGSISGPLVASFLFIALPEALRVAQMWRLVAYGLILVLIMLFRPQGLLGHQEISRLFKRPAGEDH; this is encoded by the coding sequence ATGAGCTACATCCTCTCCATAACGACCCTCGCCTGTATAAACATGATCGCTGTCTTGGGCCTCGCAATATTCACGGGCTTTACAGGGCTCTTTTCCTTCGGGCACGCGGCTTTCATGGGGATAGGGGCTTATGTCTCGGCCATACTTACGTACTATTACGGCGTCCCTTTCCCTTTGGCCCTCGCCTGCGGCGTCGCCGCCTCTTCGGCTGCCAGTCTCATCATAGGCATACCCACGCTGAGGGCGCGCCTGCGCAGCGACTACTTCGCCATCGCCATTTTGGGTTTTGGCGAGGCGTTGCGGGTGATCTTGGAAAACCTCTCCATAACTAACGGGGCCAGAGGGCTCCCCGGGATTGCGCCTTATACCACTCTCCCCGTCGTGGTATTGTGCCTGGGCCTATGCGTAATCGTGGCCAGAAACTTCCTGCAGTCCCGATATGGCGCCGCCTGTATAGCCGTCCGTGAGGATCCTGTGGCGGCCGAAATGTCGGGGATACACCTCTTCAGGACGCGCCTGTTGTCCTTGGCCTTGAGCGCCGCATATTGTGGCCTCTCGGGGGGACTTTTGGCCCATTATCTTTCCTTCATCCAGCCCGTAATGTTCACCCTCGTCCAATCGACGCAGATACTGGCGGCCGTTATAGCGGGAGGGCTCGGGAGCATATCGGGGCCGCTTGTGGCCTCATTTCTCTTTATAGCGCTGCCCGAGGCTCTGCGGGTGGCCCAGATGTGGCGTCTCGTGGCCTACGGCCTGATACTCGTGCTCATCATGCTTTTCCGGCCCCAGGGGCTTTTAGGACACCAGGAGATCTCTCGCCTGTTCAAAAGGCCGGCAGGTGAGGACCATTGA
- a CDS encoding ABC transporter ATP-binding protein has translation MTEVLSLKGVSKRFGGIVAASDASFDVEEGEILGIIGPNGAGKTTIFNVITGVYPPDGGSLSFRGVALNDKRPDEIVRMGIARTFQNIRLFSNLTCLANVMTPLLQRKRYGVWPSLLRTRAVRRCEKESEEEAFSLLEAVGLSSFSHQKASSLPYGLQRKLEIARALATKPTLLLLDEPAAGMNPEEARALSGLVREIHGKFSLTVMLIEHHMDVVMRLCSRILVMNFGAVIAQGRPEEVRRDERVLSAYLGRRA, from the coding sequence TTGACGGAGGTCCTGTCCCTTAAGGGAGTCAGCAAGCGTTTCGGCGGCATTGTGGCGGCTTCCGACGCCTCCTTTGACGTAGAAGAGGGGGAAATATTGGGCATAATAGGGCCGAACGGAGCCGGCAAGACGACGATTTTTAACGTCATAACTGGAGTCTACCCGCCCGACGGCGGTTCGCTTTCATTCCGCGGCGTGGCATTGAACGATAAGAGACCTGACGAGATCGTGAGGATGGGGATTGCCCGCACCTTTCAGAACATCAGGCTCTTCTCCAACCTGACATGCCTCGCAAACGTGATGACGCCGCTCTTGCAGCGAAAGCGTTACGGCGTATGGCCTTCGCTTTTGCGCACACGTGCTGTGCGAAGGTGCGAGAAAGAGTCTGAGGAAGAGGCATTTTCCCTTCTTGAGGCGGTTGGGCTTTCCTCCTTTTCTCATCAAAAGGCTTCATCTTTGCCTTACGGGCTTCAGAGGAAGCTCGAGATAGCCCGTGCCCTTGCCACAAAGCCGACGCTTCTGCTTCTGGATGAACCGGCTGCCGGCATGAACCCGGAAGAAGCGAGGGCGCTTTCCGGGCTCGTCCGCGAGATCCACGGCAAATTTTCCCTGACAGTGATGCTCATAGAGCATCACATGGATGTGGTGATGAGGCTCTGTTCCAGAATCCTGGTCATGAACTTCGGCGCCGTCATCGCTCAGGGTAGGCCGGAAGAGGTTAGAAGGGACGAGAGGGTGCTTTCGGCTTACTTAGGGAGGAGGGCGTAA
- a CDS encoding ABC transporter ATP-binding protein, which yields MMLSAKDLHVHYGKIHAVRGVSFYVEEKEIVSIVGANGAGKSTIMWTLARVLKPSSGKIFFLGLPLPEKPHEVVHSGMCLVPERRRLFGALTVSENLVMGAYMRKDAEGIKRDMERAFELFPVLKGRLNQIAGTLSGGEQQMLAIARALMSSPRMMLLDEPSLGLAPILVDRLMDAIVALRESGMTILMVEQNADRALEISDRAYVLEVGAIIMEGPGKDLLGDPVVRKAYLGELA from the coding sequence ATGATGCTGTCGGCGAAAGACCTCCACGTGCATTACGGTAAGATCCACGCCGTCAGGGGCGTTTCGTTTTATGTGGAAGAAAAGGAGATCGTCTCCATTGTAGGGGCGAACGGAGCCGGCAAGTCGACCATAATGTGGACGCTGGCTCGCGTCTTGAAACCCTCGTCTGGAAAGATATTCTTTTTGGGCCTCCCGCTCCCGGAGAAGCCCCACGAAGTCGTGCACAGCGGCATGTGCCTGGTGCCAGAACGCAGAAGGCTCTTCGGCGCGCTCACGGTGAGCGAAAATCTCGTCATGGGGGCATACATGAGAAAAGACGCCGAGGGCATAAAGCGCGACATGGAGCGGGCTTTTGAGCTCTTTCCGGTCCTCAAAGGGAGACTGAATCAGATAGCCGGGACGCTCTCAGGCGGAGAGCAGCAGATGCTCGCCATAGCGAGGGCACTCATGAGTTCACCGCGCATGATGCTTTTGGACGAGCCGTCTTTGGGGCTGGCTCCCATCTTGGTAGATCGCCTTATGGACGCCATCGTCGCCCTGAGGGAGTCAGGCATGACCATCCTTATGGTGGAGCAGAACGCCGATAGGGCTCTGGAGATCTCCGACAGGGCCTATGTGCTGGAAGTGGGCGCCATCATCATGGAGGGCCCAGGCAAAGACCTTTTGGGCGATCCCGTTGTGCGCAAGGCCTACCTCGGCGAGCTCGCCTAA
- a CDS encoding MBL fold metallo-hydrolase RNA specificity domain-containing protein, with the protein MQLKILGAAGEVTGSLYLLEAGASHVLVDCGTFQGRDEDRRNAETFPFDPIGIDAVLLTHAHLDHSGRIPLLVKRGFHGRIYATSPTVELCDVLWRDSTRLMKEEAEWRTRKNRRRGLPAVFPLYDEADVDQAMVLFQPTTYDDVFDVAPGIRVRFRDAGHMLGSAILEVWLKENDEEVKVVFSGDLGQQESVLERDPAVVEDAHFVVIESTYGDRRHKSCAETRKEFASIMGEALGDRSKVLIPTFVVERAQRVLYELLLLQEEGVLRDNVPIYLDSPMGVTATEIYRKYASLLSAELQGRLLKGGDPFAPKQLKKAITPQESRAINDVRHAVVLAGSGMANGGRIVHHLKHSLWDPKSHVIFVGYQATGTLGRRIVEGESYLRIAGEEVQVKSQVHTVGGFSSHADRGDLLAWASNFKTSPLFLVTHGEAKASESLASGLEESGFKALAPVAGYTIALAPERREIPIVATATKRVSDDARQALRDVNSLVASLLGQLNGTEDLDDLLPLLMAAKTLLETANAKLLTR; encoded by the coding sequence TTGCAGCTCAAAATTTTAGGGGCAGCCGGCGAGGTGACCGGTTCGCTTTACCTGCTGGAAGCCGGTGCGAGCCATGTTTTGGTCGATTGCGGCACCTTTCAGGGCAGAGACGAGGACAGGCGCAACGCCGAAACTTTCCCATTTGATCCGATCGGTATCGACGCCGTGCTTTTGACCCACGCACACCTCGACCATTCGGGTCGCATCCCACTCTTGGTAAAACGCGGCTTCCACGGTCGTATATACGCCACATCACCCACGGTGGAGCTGTGCGATGTCTTGTGGCGCGATTCCACTCGCCTTATGAAGGAGGAAGCGGAATGGCGCACCAGGAAAAACCGCCGCCGCGGCCTCCCTGCCGTATTCCCTCTGTATGACGAAGCGGATGTAGATCAGGCGATGGTTTTGTTTCAACCCACTACCTATGACGACGTCTTCGACGTAGCGCCAGGAATTCGCGTTCGCTTTCGAGACGCGGGGCATATGTTAGGCAGCGCCATACTGGAGGTGTGGCTCAAGGAGAACGACGAAGAGGTCAAGGTCGTATTTTCTGGAGACCTCGGGCAGCAGGAATCCGTCCTCGAGCGCGACCCTGCCGTCGTCGAAGACGCTCATTTTGTGGTGATCGAGTCTACCTACGGCGACCGCAGGCATAAAAGCTGCGCCGAAACGCGAAAAGAATTCGCATCGATCATGGGAGAAGCCCTCGGCGATCGCTCGAAGGTTTTAATCCCCACGTTTGTCGTAGAGAGGGCGCAGCGCGTGCTGTACGAGCTTTTGCTCCTCCAGGAAGAGGGGGTATTGCGAGACAACGTTCCCATATACTTAGATTCCCCAATGGGCGTAACAGCCACGGAAATCTATCGCAAATATGCCTCTCTGCTCTCCGCTGAGCTTCAGGGGAGGCTTTTAAAAGGTGGAGACCCTTTTGCGCCGAAACAGCTAAAAAAAGCGATCACGCCACAAGAGTCGCGGGCCATCAACGATGTGCGCCACGCTGTAGTCTTGGCGGGAAGCGGCATGGCTAATGGCGGAAGGATCGTCCACCATTTAAAACATAGTTTGTGGGATCCCAAAAGCCACGTGATATTTGTGGGCTATCAAGCTACCGGCACGCTGGGACGTCGCATAGTGGAGGGTGAGTCTTATCTGCGCATTGCCGGCGAGGAGGTGCAAGTCAAAAGTCAAGTGCACACGGTAGGCGGATTTTCCTCGCACGCCGACAGAGGCGATCTGCTTGCGTGGGCCTCTAACTTCAAAACGTCTCCTCTGTTTTTGGTCACACACGGGGAAGCGAAGGCGTCGGAATCGCTTGCCTCAGGGCTTGAGGAGTCGGGTTTTAAAGCCCTCGCGCCTGTTGCGGGTTATACCATCGCCTTGGCGCCTGAACGCAGGGAGATTCCCATCGTGGCCACCGCCACGAAAAGGGTCAGCGACGATGCGCGGCAAGCTTTACGGGACGTAAATTCGCTCGTGGCGTCCCTCCTTGGGCAATTGAACGGCACAGAGGATTTAGACGACCTGCTTCCCCTCTTAATGGCAGCGAAGACCCTGCTTGAAACCGCCAACGCCAAGCTCTTAACCCGTTAA